A single Patagioenas fasciata isolate bPatFas1 chromosome 16, bPatFas1.hap1, whole genome shotgun sequence DNA region contains:
- the NPEPL1 gene encoding probable aminopeptidase NPEPL1, protein MANVQLEFQASAGEADPQSRPVLVLGQLHNLHRLPWAQLRGKLQPRVTEEIWQSALSTLNPNPTDSCPLYLNYATVAALPSRVSRHNSPSAAQFVTRLVRNCLPGGVNRCIVMVCERSEVFASACALARAFPLFTHRSSASRRTEKKTVTVEFYLVGQNNGPIEVATLKCLASATEGVRLAARIVDTPCNEMNTDNFLEEIKKVGKDLGITPTIIRDEELKERGFGGIYGVGKAALHPPALAVLSHTPDGATQTIAWVGKGIVYDTGGLSIKGKTTMPGMKRDCGGAAAILGAFKATVKQGFKDNLHAVFCLAENAVGPRATRPDDIHVLYSGKTVEINNTDAEGRLILADGVAYACKDLGADIILDMATLTGAQGIATGKYHAAVLTNNEEWEKACVKAGRNCGDLVHPLVYCPELHFSEFTSAVADMKNSVADRDNTPSSCAGLFIASHIGFDWPGVWVHIDIAAPVHAGERATGYGVALLLSLFGGASEDPLLNMVSPLGCNGDSPAEDMERDSKRRRLV, encoded by the exons ATGGCGAACGTGCAGCTGGAGTTCCAGGCCAGCGCCGGCGAGGCGGACCCGCAGAGCCGCCCGGTGCTCGTCCTGGGCCAGCTCCACAACCTGCACCGCCTGCCCTGGGCGCAGCTGCGGGGCAAGCTGCAGCCGCGGGTCACCGAGGAG ATCTGGCAATCGGCGCTGAGCACTCTGAACCCAAACCCCACCGACAGCTGCCCGCTCTACCTGAATTACGCCACGGTGGCCGCGTTGCCTTCCAGGGTCAGCCGGCACAACAGCCCGTCTGCAGCTCAGTTCGTCACCCGCCTGGTCAGGAATTGCCTTCCAGGAGGTGTCAACAGATGTATTGTC ATGGTCTGTGAGCGATCTGAGGTCTTCGCTTCTGCGTGTGCGCTGGCCAGGGCTTTCCCCTTGTTCACACACCGCTCCAGCGCTTCGAGACGCACTGAGAAGAAAACCGTCACGGTGGAGTTTTACCTGGTTGGACAAAACAATGGACCGATAGAAGTGGCAACACTTAAA TGTCTGGCAAGTGCTACAGAAGGAGTCAGGCTGGCTGCTCGAATTGTGGACACCCCATGTAATGAGATGAACACAGATAACTTCCTGGAG gaaataaaaaaagttgGCAAGGATCTCGGGATTACTCCTACCATTATTCGAGATGAGGAGCTGAAAGAGAGAGGCTTTGGAG GTATCTATGGGGTTGGCAAGGCAGCTCTGCACCCTCCAGCCCTGGCAGTTCTCAGTCACACTCCAGACGGTGCCACACAGACCATCGCATGGGTGGGCAAAGGTATCGTGTATGACACCGGAGGACTCAGCATTAAGGGAAAG ACTACTATGCCTGGAATGAAAAGAGACTGTGGTGGAGCAGCTGCTATTTTGGGTGCCTTCAAAGCCACTGTAAAGCAG GGTTTCAAAGACAATCTTCatgctgttttttgtttggctgAGAATGCAGTCGGACCCCGTGCAACAAGACCTGACGACATTCATGTTCTTTACTCTGGAAA AACTGTGGAAATCAATAACACGGATGCGGAAGGAAGGCTGATACTGGCTGATGGAGTAGCTTATGCATGCAAAGATCTGGGAGCTGATATCATTCTTGATATGGCCACTCTTACCGGAGCTCAG GGAATCGCCACAGGAAAGTACCATGCTGCTGTCCTTACCAATAACGAAGAGTGGGAAAAGGCTTGTGTTAAAGCTGGCAGGAACTGTGGAGACTTGGTCCATCCTCTTGTGTATTGCCCGGAGCTCCACTTCAGTGAATTCACCTCTGCTGTAGCTGATATGAAGAACTCTGTGGCA gaCCGAGACAATACTCCAAGCTCCTGTGCTGGGCTCTTCATTGCTTCTCACATTGGCTTTGACTGGCCAGGAGTCTGGGTCCACATAGACATCGCTGCACCTGTTCATGCA gGTGAACGAGCTACTGGCTATGGTGTGGCTTTGTTGCTGTCCCTGTTTGGAGGGGCGTCTGAAGACCCGTTGCTAAACATGGTGTCCCCTCTGGGGTGCAATGGAGACTCTCCCGCTGAGGACATGGAGAGGGATTCAAAGAGGCGGCGCCTGGTTTAA